The DNA window tagtatgtgaagacactcctaccagtgttaaattgggtatgctgaagctgactagtggtattcttgaggaaatccgagagggtcagaagactgatgtagagttagttgataagttgactctgattaaccaagataaaggaggtgaattcagaatcgatgagaatggtataatgaggtttggtaatcgtgtttgtgttcctgacattgccgaattgaggaagagtattcttgaagaaggacatcgtagcggattgagtattcatcctggtgctaccaagatgtatcatgacctaaagaagctgttttggtggcctggaatgaaaaaggaaatagctgaatttgtatatgcttgtttgacttgccagaagtcgaagattgagcatcagaaaccatatggagctatgcaaccgttatttattccggaatggaagtgggatagtatatcgatggattttgtttcaggtttgccgaggacggtaagaattgtgaagctatttgggttattgtggacaggttgacaaagtctgctcactttataccaatgagaatggattacccaatggagaagctggctcaattgtatattgaaaggatagtgagtttacatggtattccttcgagtatcgtgtcagatagagatccaaggtttacatccagattctgggaaggtttgcagaaggctttgggtactaagctgagattgagttctgcttatcatccacagacggatggacagacagaatgaactattcaatcactagaagatttgttgcgtgcttgtgtgttggaaaagggcggtgcttgggatagttatctacccttgatcgaatttacttacaataatagttttcactcgagtattggtatggctccgtttgaagctttgtatggtcggaggtgtataacgcctttatgttggtacgaatctggcgaaggtgctgtgattgggccggaaattgttcaggagacaacagaaaggattaagatgattcaggagaagatgaagacttctcagagtcgtcagaagagttatcatgataaaagaagaaggacacttgaatttcaagaaggagatcatgtgttcttgagggtgactcctacaactggtgttggtagagcactgaagtcaaggaagttgactccgcgttttattggtccgtttcaaattacggagagggtcggagaagtggcgtatcgcattgcgttgccaccgacacttgcgaatctgcatgatgtattccatgtatcgcagttgaggaaatacattgctgatccatctcatgtgatccaagtcgatgatgtacaggtaaaggataatctgacagttgaaactttgcctatgaggattgaagatcggaaggtgaaacaattgcgtggcaaggagatagcattagtcagagtagcttggggaggaccagccggtggaaatgttacgtgggaattggagagccagatgaaggactcctacccggaactctttgcctaaggtatgttttcgaggacgaaaacttttctagtgggggagagttgtaacaccccataaaattctttatttaatttaattaatttttggattaaatattagaattatttgagttaactgagaaaaatgggaataatgagactgatgggccagtgtcgcttttagtaaagaggggggggggggggggtgtattggtaggccctattactaattaaaatagttttattttattttccacaaaatagaggaattgtgggaaagaggaatagaactaaggagaagagaagagtctgaacgtgaaaagagaagaggagcggagaagtgcgacacGAGGAAGAGcaaagaatcaaccttcaggtaaggggggactcttccgtttatcttctattatgggattataggtagtatgatagaatttgatcgtgttattcgtatcaattgggttgtgcttaggttatagaagtgttaggttttgggaggattgatgcataatgattatattgatcatgtattggggataattggatggttgaatgtattataaatgtgtaacttttaaaccgtaaaccggattttggtgccgtttcgagtacagtgaagctaatcaaataatttatataatcaaatggtgttttgagttgtggcttgaattatttttaaaaccttcgatcttatttgttgtggtgggatatgcttataggtacactaatgaatgtcttacctgtatgatgttgtggttataactggtgtttattatacatgtattgttggtatgaaatatgtgttttattgatgattatgacattgatcgatttatgtgggtgatgagcatgttatggttgatgcatgcattcataatcattatgtggctggtccttgacgatggtggatcagtggtagctaattcccattgtgtggaattagtgagtgggtgttaccgtaaccttgacgatggtgggtcggtgagttgggttatcccagattttggtaccatatgcatgtagttgcatggcattaggctgttttgctattataacatgaatggaagattgtccaatgttataatatgtgttaatttggttgtttgcttattgattgtatggtttgaatctgatcataactgtgattaggtgaatggcatgtgaaatgatattttattatctatatcttataacattagttaaatgtgaatgagactcacccttactgttgttatttttcagattgaggagtagctctcgtacttggtgaggattagctcgtcaagtagttcgttagagtcagttgggtccgtgtcatgctctggtcgtgtaacactgggggcgtcgtttagagttacttgttaaactctttctaTTTGGGTGGATTCCTATGTTGGTGTTTTAAGtttgtgacttggctgtttgttattcggatgttaaagataattccgctgtgttaaacatgatgatctgaataaatttggttgacgttctcttttatggcatgacatgagtattattgtttaattatttggaagttgtaatgcccttttcatgtttactctgattattgtttattatttatgcggggtattagaagggtgttacagtccaTACTACTTTCACCAACGGGATATCTTTACCTCTAAGGGACTTTATCTCACGATCTGTGATCCGAATTGGCATCGTCTCTACTGTAAGGTtctctctcacttgcacatcatccatatgaatcacGTGAGACGGATCTGGAACATACTTCCGAAGctgtgacacatgaaacacatcgtgcagaTTCGACAGGTTAGGCGGTAACGCCACCCTATAAGCGACAGTACTAACTCTCTctgaaatctgataaggaccGATAAATcgtggagtcaacttctttgacttcagggcacgaccaacaccagtcataggcGTGACTCTTAGAAACACATGGTCACCTGATTCAAATTCTAATTCCTTTCTTCgcttatcatgatagctcttctgtcTACTCTGTGAAGCCTTCATCTTTTCCCGAATCATCTTTACCTTCTCTGTGGTTTCTCGTACAATTtccggtccaagtactacaccTTCGCCAGATTCGTGCCAACATAGCggagttctacacctccgaccatacaacgcttcaaaaggtgccatcccgATACTAGAATGATGGCTGTTAttataagtaaactcgatcaatggaagataagtgcTCCACGAGCCTCCTTGTTCGAGAACacatgctctcaacaaatcctctagaGACTGAATAGTCCTTTCAGTTTGACCATccgtctgaggatgatacgccgaacttaacctcaacttagaacccaaactttcttgcaagctcttccaaaaatctgaagtgaatctcggatctctatccgacacaatgcaCAAGGGaataccatgcaacttcacaatcactcgGACATAGATCTCAGCTAACTTTGCCACCGGAtacgtgatgttaataggtatgaaatgggCTGATTtggtaagcctatcaacaatcacccatatCGAATCGTGTCCACTCGCAGTATTAGGCAACCCCGTTACGAAAtccatcgaaatgctatcccacttccattctggaatttctaacggttgcatcaatccTGCAGGCTTTTGGTGTTCAATCTTCGATTTttgacaagttaaacaagcatataCAAATCGTGCCACGTCTTCTTTCATTCTCGGCCACCAAAATAtcttcttcaagtcttgatacattttagtagctcctggatgaatactcaagtTACTTCGATGACCTTCTTCTAAAATCATCCTTTTCATATCATTGTCATCAGGGATACATATTCGATCCTGCAATCTCAACACTCCTTGCGCATCCACCCTAAAATCACTCTTCTCGGATTTGCCACAACCCACTATCATGTCTACCATTTTCACATCCAATTTCTGAGCCTCTTTGATACTGTTCAGAAAGTCATTATCAATTTtaagcattcccaacttaacactctgTGGTGTCACTTCACAAATCAAGCTCATATCTCGGAATTGTTCGATCAGTTCTAGTCCTTTAACCATCATAGCGGACATGTGCAAGGTCTTTCGGCTTAAGGCATCAGCCACAACATTCGCCTTACCGGGGTGATAATTcaaccgaaatcataatctttcagcagTTCTAACCATCTTCGCTGTCTCATGTTCAGCTCCTTCTGGTCAAACaggtatttcaaactcttatggtcactatagacttcaaatctagaaccatagagATGATGCCTCCAAATGTTTAGTACGAAAACAACAGCAGGGagttccaaatcatgtgtaggGTAGTTCTTTTCATGAATTCTCaattgtctcgacgcataagcaattaccttaccattctgcataagtacaccacctaaacccatcaaagaAGCATCGCAATAAACTACAAAAGGTTCTCCTGGGTTTGGTAACGTCAAAACCGGAGCTgtcgtcaatctcttcttcaattccACAAAACTTTCTTTGCATTGTGCATCCCATATGAACACTTTACCCTTAcacgtcaacttagttaacggaagtgccaacttagaaaatccttcaataaaccgtctatagtaaccggctaagcccaagaaacttctAATCTCGGTAGCTGACTTTGGAGTCTCCCATTGTAACACAGCATCTACCTTAGATGGGTCTACAGCAATGCCACTACCAGATATgacatgtcccagaaaactgacttctttcaaccaaaattcacacttggacaacttcGCATACAACTTCCTTTCTTTCAACACTTGCAATACCGTCCTCAAATGATCTGAATGCTCTGGCTCTGATTTAGAATATATCAAGATGTCGTCTATGAACACCACGACGAACTGATCTAAATATTCATGGAAGATacggttcatatattccataaatacTCCTGGCGCGTtcgtaacaccaaatggcatcactaaatattcataatgtccatatcTTGTTCTGAATGCTGTCTTCTGTACATCTTCATCTTTAaccttaatctgatggtaacccgacctcagatCGATCTTGCTAAAAACACTCGCACCCACCaattggtccatcaaatcatctatTCTCGGTAGCGGGTATTTATTCTTAATGgttactttattcagctgtctataatctacGCAAAGTCTCATGCTTCCGTCCTTTTTCTTCACTAACAGCACTGGGgctccccacggcgatacacttggTCTGACAAACTTCTTCTCCAGTAAGTCTTCTAATTGCTTCTTTAATTCTGTCAACTCAGATGcggacatcctgtacggtgccatagaaacaggtctggtaccaggtacaagatcaatcgtaAACTCAATTCCTCTTTCTGGCGGCACATCGGGAATCTCATCGggaaaaacttcagggaattcacatactaccggtagcTCACCGATGATGTTCTGATTCTCGATTGACAATGTTGCCATCAACGAGAACATCTCTACCTCTTCCTTCAGCAATTGTCGTACCTGCTTAGATGACACTAAACCAGCCCCTTCTTCTTCGGCAGTTGAAAATCTCACAGTCTTGTTATAACAATTGATATGAGCATAGTTatattctaaccagttcattcccaaaaTTACGTCCAGCCCGGCTAACGGTAAACATACTAAATCAACAGCAAAGTCCCTGTCGAAGATCGACAACGGACACTTCAAACAAACAAGAGATGTAGTCACAGATCCTTTAGCTGGAACCTCAACCACCATCTCGCCATTCATCGAAGATAGCACAAGACCCAAATTTTCAACACATTCagcagcaataaaacaatgagtagcaccagtatcgataatagtaattaaaggcatACTATTGATGAAGCAAGTACCTCTAATGAGTCTGTCCTCAGTGGTTGTCTGAGTACCAGCCAatgcgaacaccttaccaccagcttgtgcCTTCTTTGGTTTCTGACATTGACTTCCAATGTGTCCTTCTTCACCGCAATTAAAACAAACCACTTCTTTATGTCTACATTCAGACATCATATGACCAGTCTTGCCACAACGGAAACACTTCCTAACGTCATCAGTGCAGTAAGTACTCTTGTGACCAGCCTTGCCACATTTAAAACACACAATCGGGGCGGGAGCACCTCCCCCACTTGTTCTCTGGCCCGGAGCAGCTCTCTGTTTGCCCTTGCCAGCTGGAGTGTCATAAGGCTTGCCACGTTGCTGACTCTGCTTACCTCTTCTATCACTGACAATCTTATAGTGAGCAGCATTATCTTCCTCAAAGATTTTGCAGCTGTCTACCAAGTTAGGGAAAACGCGGATCTGCTGATACCCTATAGCCTTCTTGATCTTCAGAGCGTAACCcattttcaaacttaacgcattttGAAAACTCTGCACCCTCTCCATCATAGTATGGATAAAATTTGGCCAATTCAGTGAACTTTGCAGCATAGTCAGTCACTGACATGTTCCCTTGTTTCAGTTCGTGGAACTcgatttccttcttgccacggacgCTCTCAGGATAATACTTCCTCAGGAATTCTCTTCGGAATACGTCCCAAGTGATCTCTTCACCTGCAGCTTCTAGTCTAGGACGTGTTGCTAGCCACCAGTTGTCAGCTTCGACTGCTAGCATATGCGTCCCATAGCAAACTTTTTGAGCCTGAGTACAATCCATTACACgaaagatcctctcgatctctttcaaccaCTCTAGGGCTCCATCAGGGTCGTGCTTGCCTTTGAAGACCGGCGggttctccctctggaaagtagCCAAACTGCGAGACCCAGCATTCTCACCAGCATTAGGTTGATGTACCAGAGCTTGAGCCATAGCCTCCAAAGCAGCAGCAATCGCAGCATCGTTTCTTCCAGCCATTTCAACTAAACACTGCAACAGAAACATAGTTTAGATAACGAGATTAACAATACTCGATTTGTTAGCGA is part of the Vicia villosa cultivar HV-30 ecotype Madison, WI linkage group LG2, Vvil1.0, whole genome shotgun sequence genome and encodes:
- the LOC131648646 gene encoding uncharacterized protein LOC131648646; this encodes MAGRNDAAIAAALEAMAQALVHQPNAGENAGSRSLATFQRENPPVFKGKHDPDGALEWLKEIERIFRVMDCTQAQKVCYGTHMLAVEADNWWLATRPRLEAAGEEITWDVFRREFLRKYYPESVRGKKEIEFHELKQGNMSVTDYAAKFTELAKFYPYYDGEGAEFSKCVKFENGCKIFEEDNAAHYKIVSDRRGKQSQQRGKPYDTPAGKGKQRAAPGQRTSGGGAPAPIVCFKCGKAGHKSTYCTDDVRKCFRCGKTGHMMSECRHKEVVCFNCGEEGHIGSQCQKPKKAQAGGKVFALAGTQTTTEDRLIRGTCFINSMPLITIIDTGATHCFIAAECVENLGLVLSSMNGEMVVEVPAKGSVTTSLVCLKCPLSIFDRDFAVDLVCLPLAGLDVILGMNWLEYNYAHINCYNKTVRFSTAEEEGAGLVSSKQVRQLLKEEVEMFSLMATLSIENQNIIGELPVVCEFPEVFPDEIPDVPPERGIEFTIDLVPGTRPVSMAPYRMSASELTELKKQLEDLLEKKFVRPSVSPWGAPVLLVKKKDGSMRLCVDYRQLNKVTIKNKYPLPRIDDLMDQLVGASVFSKIDLRSGYHQIKVKDEDVQKTAFRTRYGHYEYLVMPFGVTNAPGVFMEYMNRIFHEYLDQFVVVFIDDILIYSKSEPEHSDHLRTTDGQTERTIQSLEDLLRACVLEQGGSWSTYLPLIEFTYNNSHHSSIGMAPFEALYGRRCRTPLCWHESGEGVVLGPEIVRETTEKSKKLTPRFIGPYQISERVSTVAYRVALPPNLSNLHDVFHVSQLRKYVPDPSHVIHMDDVQVRENLTVETMPIRITDREIKSLRGKDIPLVKVVWTVTPF